A stretch of the Lonchura striata isolate bLonStr1 chromosome 15, bLonStr1.mat, whole genome shotgun sequence genome encodes the following:
- the NEUROG1 gene encoding neurogenin-1 yields the protein MPAEAPGSGDGAEPGAPRERRRRRGRARARTEALLHTLKRSRRVKANDRERNRMHHLNAALDELRSVLPTFPDDTKLTKIETLRFAYNYIWALSETLRLAEQCLPPPPAFRGAAAPPSPGSDAGSWLSSASPSAPSLCASASGPSSPATSEDCAYAPADSLRGFRGLPAGPGAPLR from the coding sequence ATGCCCGCCGAGGCGCCCGGCAGCGGCGACGGCGCGGAGCCCGGCGCTCCGCGGGAGCGGCGGAGACGGCGCGGCCGTGCGCGGGCGCGGACCGAGGCGCTGCTGCACACGCTGAAGCGCAGCCGGCGGGTCAAGGCCAACGACCGGGAGCGGAACCGCATGCACCACCTCAACGCCGCCCTGGACGAGCTCCGCAGCGTCCTGCCCACCTTCCCCGACGATACCAAGCTCACCAAGATCGAGACCCTGCGCTTCGCCTACAACTACATCTGGGCCCTATCCGAGACCCTCCGCCTGGCCGAGCAGTGcctcccgccgccccccgccttccgcggggccgccgcgccccccagccccggcagcgACGCGGGGTCCTGGCTGTCCAGCGCCTCCCCGTCCGCCCCTTCGCTCTGCGCCTCCGCCTCCGGCCCCAGCAGCCCCGCCACCTCCGAGGACTGCGCTTACGCGCCCGCCGACAGCCTAAGGGGCTTCCGCGGGCTGCCCGCCGGCCCGGGCGCGCCCCTCCGCTAG